The DNA window CTTATCTGCCTTCAGGGTCAGAACTGGCTTAGTTACTGCTACAGATGGCTCTCCATTTTATACTCTCTTCAGACACTGAGGTTTGCAGTGAACAAATGAACTCGTCCCACCCGCTGAAGCAATTTGCTTCCCATGGACTTTTTGCTATTGTTAATATTGCTTCAGACTTTACAACAGGTCCATCTAATTCCTTGGCGATCAGGTCAGAAAAGATTCCTCTCTTTAGTGGCCAATCTCCATATAGCAAGACTGAAAATATGCTCAACAAGGGGGATAAGTCCACCTTCAGCTTGATATGAAGATCCTTCAAATTGCAGTACACAGCTGAGTGGGAAATTGCTGGCCCTCCAGAGGGGTTGGGACATAAATTCCTGGAAAGTCAGCCTGCATGGTCAATGGCAAGGGACTTAACTAATCACCGAATGCATCTGCAACTGAGCGACTTAACTAATTACCCAATGCACAGATGTCATGACCCTACAGTTCAATCTGGTatgaagaaataaacatttcaagTTACTTAAGTCTGTCTTCTCAAACTTATGGACAGTGCTGTCTGTACACTGTACCTCAGTGTAATTACAGTGAAGTGGCAAGCTCATCATGAGCAAGACAGTCATGAGAGCTAGAGCTTCAACTTCTGAGAAAGAATCAGTTCAAATATTTACTTAATTAAAAGTAACATGCACTGAAAGTTTTCTCCTTGTTTCTGCAGTTTTGAAAggaagaactttttttaaaaaaactagagaCAACCCTCAAAATGTAGGTTTCTCTGGTAAGAGTAATCTCTCTATTTCTATTTCTGAAATTACTAGAGAGATGAGAGGTAGAGTTCAAAACTAAAGCATATTTTCAGTATGCAGAAGGATCCAGATTCATACGTAAGGATTTACAGGTAAAAAAAAGGCTATGTAGGAATGACAGCAAAGACCTCTATCAATCAGAATAGGTAGAAGTAGGAAAAGATAGTTTTTTcatgcacagatgcatgcacaccAAGCACAAAAGGACTGGCCATTTGCGAACAAAGATACAAAAGAATCCACCCAGtgctttcacattttaaaagtctATGCCACAACACAGTATTGCACTTTTAAGCCAGTCTTATAAATTATCACCAAGTCACgaaaacaacaaaagaactgCTTTCTTACTACAACCAGAAATAACTTTGTCCTTTGTTTACTGGATGAGGCTCAATATTTGCTATCTACTACTCTCACAGGAAACATATGGCTGCACTTGTCTTCCAGCATTTGGGAGTGGGACATATGTGAGAGCATAAACCGCAACAGAACAATGAATTGCTAATACTGTAGTTAAAAGGCTCTGTCAAATTAAGAGAAATGTTTGTGAAAACATGCAAAGAGTACCTTTCCACTACACAATCACTGTAAGAACAGAGTTCAGATGCTCCCTCCACAAATTCAGCTACCCTAAATTAGGTATAAACTGCCATTAAAGCAGCTGTTCTCAGTTTTTGCCATTCTAGATGCTTCTGACATCAACTTCGAGAATCCCTTTACTATTGGGGTATTCTGAATATGGCTTCTGGAAActggaaatccaaaacatctagaaggccaaagATCAAGAACTTCTGCATTAAAGCAACTTGTGGTGacctgatgccttccagatgtatTGGATGTCAGCTCCTATAATCCCACAACCAGCtatgggattatgggagctgtagtctaataGTTCTGGAAGGCACCATTACAGCGAACTGTCAACCAAGCATTCTCTTTTCAGTCATCACATCAGTTTTTCCAAATCCAGCAATAATTACCTAGCCATACAATGCCAGTACGCTATTCCAGATTCACAGGAAAATTGTGTGGGCCAGCAAAAAAGGACCTGATGGAATATCCTAACACCCCAACTTAACATGAGTGCTTTGTACTGGCGCCTGACTCAACAGCAACTCCTGGGCACAAGCAACCCAATTAAGCCGTTAGTTCCATTTTAATTTAAGGAAGGTTGGACATCATGGCCCAAAGGGAAAACATGCCAACAGCTGGTTAAAAATAAAGACCAACTTCCATGGTGTGAAGGCAGAAAAGCACCTCTCAGGAAAATGTGTGAAGActtctttccattttcttctccagCAAAAGGAAAATACGGGTGTGTAAGGCCTCTCCCTTGTCCCACCAAACAACTCTGGGGAATAAGAAACATGGATGGCTTTGGCCTCTTGTACCTAATCATTCTTTCCAGCTTTCCTGACTCCAGAGAGGCTGAGAATGTCTTTGCTTTGTGCTCCCAAGAAAGGCATAAATGGCATATTCTCACTTTTTCATGCAATTTGTTTTAGAACAGCAAAGCAATGGCTACTATATCACTATCTAGAGTTGCACTCTGGCCTAGTAAACACAGATGAacctcttcaggaaaaaaaaagacacagccACCTGCACTTCCTGCTCAGGGCTATGTGAATGCCACAATTCTGTTGGAGCAATCATCTCACTAACCACGTAGATAGCTTCGACTGCTTCATTATTCTctttggttgctttcttgaagaaatcttgttgcctcACTAGACATGTTTTAAGATTGGCAACCTGGTTGGCTCTCTCATCTCCCTGGTATTTTGCATACTCCTCAGCGTGTCTAGTTGTGTAATGATGTTTCAAATTGTATTCCTTGTGGACCACAATTTTCTCTGTGCGAATAAGACACGTTGGGGTGCCCTTGTGCtcaacaaagaaatattgcattttccacttttcctgaaattgtctgtgctcatcaccaacctttctcttcactgCAGGCTTTGAAAAAGACATGCTTGGGGCTGTGTAATATATATAATTCTACTTGGTGTCACTGTCGCATTGAAGTTTCAATCAAGCGTTTAGCCAATGCATGGCAAACATTTCAACGCATGGAGAATGTCATTTTCGCTTCTTCTTCTTGTAACTGCAGCATGGTGGTTGGCGGATAAAAGCCCAGTAgcagtctcctttgtttttacGCTCGATGTTCATGTCTTTCATGATGACATGACACCATGGCATTTGTAGATGGTAGAAAGTACTGGGTTAGTGAGCGCAAAAAAGGCAACTGCTCACAGACTGTTATCCGCCGTGCTGTTGTTACAGGAAAAAGAAGCGGAAACAACACCATGCTATTGTTGATGTCATTTGTTTTGATGACTTTAACATCTTATAGAAATATATGTAATGTTCATTGTGTGAGGTAATGCAAATAGCgcaatgcaaataaaaaacaatgaccCACAAATAACGGTGCAACCCTATAATTATTCTGGGTTACCGGGGAGGCTGCATTGagttccttacttttcttttatcTTGCCGCGTACACAACCGATTAATTTTATCAGAGAGGGAGACCTCATATTAACTTTCTACGTGCCATTGAcgtacgtacgtgtgtgtgtgtgtgtgtgtacacatttatatatatacatataatgtCCCTCTAGGCAGcaacttaaaaaaacttttttgaagTGTTGTGAACGGAGCGTGCTGGGACGAATGTGCGCACGTGCCTAATAGAAATGAGGCAGCCGGCCAGGCATGGAAGAAAATACTTCATGGCAATGCTGCTGTAACTTTCACTCATTGAGAATTGTATCTCTGCTTGCATCAAGCCCGGCCGATGTCCCGCCCGCGAGAGCCATATACCCCACCGTGATTGGTAGCTTCGTTCAACTCCACACACAACACTGTAAAGTGCCATACATATCAAACTCGTGGGTGGCACTAACATCAAACTTTCACattaaggcgggggccacaaacgaTCATCCCGTGGGCCgcaagtttgagacccctgatatactTGAAAGTCTTCTGGAACTTCCTCTCACAGGAAgttcagactggccccatcttggctgtccttctacaagcagacaaagatctttctcttcaggcaagctttccctcgatgactggctgcctgaacatgatctttttagatggattgttatgcatcactgctttgactgtttctattattgcttttgtttgccatttctcgGAGTGGTAGCTgtctgatccttttaaatatgtgATTACTTATCGTTTCTAGCTTAACGATATAAGCTgctttaggtcctttttaaggagaaaggtgtagtaaaaatattttaaacaaacaaaataaaataatgtgcaaTGTCTGCTGAGGTCAAACTGGATGAGTGAGTAAGAATTTTAGTGACCACATCATACCTATCTTTCAAGGAGAACAAAGGTGCCCAATCTTTTAGCTCTGAAGCTCACTTCCACAGATACTGGAAGAGCAAGGTTGTAAATGCATGCACCCATCCAGATATATGCATACAGGGACACACATTCTCTGATCTAATTTTTATCAATACAAACTTTTTTAAACAATCATAGACAACACAACTCATTACAAATGCCTTTAAATGGCCCTTATCTTGGATCATTAGTAAGAGATAACAGATTTCTCTACTtagcaaaaaaacaaatcagaacaaacaaataaaacctcCTCTCCcaagccagctgatcagctgtatGCCACACAGCCCACAACCAAGGGACACATTTGACATGCAGCTTGTACTCTTGAATTAGAATATTCAAAATCGATTAAGCAGAATAAGACAAGTTATACAATAATATTAAGTTGAGATCATTTAGACAGGTTGTGGAATTTAGTGGTTCTTGACATTCTGTACTCGTTGCCACCAGGAAGTCAGAGGATGCTAGCGAGACTGTTCTTGGCTCTTTTCAAGCCAGCCTGCTTTGGAGGAgctcatagaatcacagaataattgagctggaaaggactcaTAAGACCAtacagtccagccccctgctcaagacaggaatctaaatcaaagcagatctaacagatggttgtccaattttctcttgaatgcctctagcactggagcgctcaccacctcctgaggcaattggttccattgtcacactgctctaacagttgagaaggtTTTTCTGCTATTCTGttgaaaactggcttcctgtagcttgagcccattattatatatcCTGCACACTAggctgattgagaacagatcctgcctctcctctgcacaactaccttccaagtatttgaaaagtgctattgtatctcccctcactcttcttttctcaaggctaaaaatgtccagttgtttcagtctttcctcataagtcttggtttccagtccctcaatcatccttgttgccctgctCTGAACTCATCTGCAATCATGCGCTCATGGTGAAAGCTCACTACAAGTGGAGCAATACAAGCCATGCAACTGGTCTGGGAGGGTATCTGTGGCTAGCACAACACGTACAGGAAACAAATcaaagcaagaaagagagaacagATCTCCAAACAGGTCATCATGAAAGGCTATCACAAGTAGAGCAATAGAAGCAACACAATTACTTTGGtcacatactgtgtttccccgaaaataagacagggtcttatattaatttttgctccaaaatgcagtagggcttattttcagaggatgttttatttgttttcatgtacaacaatctacatttattcaaatacagtcatgtcatcttctggttgctgcacaatggtggagggtggggtttcacttaactagggcttatttttggggtagggcttatattatgagcatcctgaaaaaatcatactagggcttattttcaggttaagtttTATTTTCAAGAAAACAGGCTTTTACTTCTGGCCACAATTCATTGAATATAAAAACCACTATAGATATCTCACAACACATTAAATAAGGGTGCTCTGAGATGGGCAACTTAAACTGTCCTTACATGGTAACATGCAAATTCTGtttatgaaggagaaaaaaatcaacatttatgATATGAAAAAACAACTGTGCTTTAGAACAGTTAATCTCAGACATGAACTGTGGCTAGATAGGTTGAGAAATATGTTTCTAAACCCCTTGAGAACTGTAACCACAACCCTGTCAAATTCACAACATATGGGGAGTGAAACTGCCTAGGAAGTGCAATAGACGTGTGTCACTTCAAAACAGGAACGTTGTCCAAATGTTTGGGGATTAGTGAACAGGAAGCTGAAGAAGATAGTCAAGATTACTTTGGAAGATGGTTCCCTGAAAACACACTCAGATATGGCAATTGAAAACGACTAAGAAGCACGGCTTACCACTTGGACCATTTTTAGATATCTGGCATAGCGTGGATCCTTTCCTACAGTTGTGACATTTTTTGCAGCTTCTTCTGTCCTCTGCTGTGCCACTTCAGGCACACTGCCCTGCTGGACACAGAATACAATGCGGGTCAATCTTTATGCAATACGTGGAGAACAAGTTCTAAAGGAGGGACATAACCAAGGGAAAACCTACTTGGGAAACATCAGTTCCTTCAGACTACATATATTATACTTATTGCTATATCATCCTCTCCACCCATGCATCTATATTTATACCTTTAAATGAGGAGATACAGTTGTTGATTGTGGATCTATCGAGGCTTGTGGGACTGGGCCATTTGTGATGCCGGTGCTGGATACTTCAGATTTGACGTCTTCTAAGCCAGGGATGGAGGATAACTAAAAATGGAGTGTGTCAAGAACAGAACATCTTTAGCTGATCACCCAGCAGTTGGTACATATTCCCTTTAAGCACTGTCTGAGAATTGCAAGTTACATCAATGAAACACTTGTCACTCAGgccttccttgctttctttttgccCTACCGTAGCTATCCACTTCCTGTCTTCCTTTACATTCCAGTTGtctaaaaatacattcatttCTGCCTGCAGCCAAAAGTGGTTTTGATTAAAACTGTAAATTATTGCACAGGCAATACCTTCAAATATGCTGAACACTACCaataagaaggagaaaaaaaattataaacaaaccTTTGCGTCCAGAATGTTGAGTGTTGTTTCAATTTGCTGAATACGGAGGGAAAGGGCGGACAATTTCTGGGAAAGAAAGGAGTGAAATATTACCCGACACTTTACTCACTGCCAGTCCTACCCTAACACTCTCTTGATAGTTGCTCCATGGCTTTGTTGGTTTTATGTGtcatcagggtggatttgatttaaatcacaatttacattttaaaaactgaatttttgattatttaaatcaaaacatCAATCTTTTAATTTGAAATcgtaatttaaattgtgatttaaattaatttgattttttaaaaaaaccattgctttttatccaccctgtgtgtcatcaagttgcttccaagttAGAGTGACTCTAGAAAGGCTTTTGAAGTATGTAGCATGTTTGAAAAGAGGTTTATCTTTGCCATTCTGCCACCACAATGAGTCTCCATGGGTGAGAAGAGGATTCGAAACCAGGTTTCCTAAGTCTTAGCACAACATGTTATCTACTAACCACACATATTTCTACTGCCTAAGGTCTTTGGAGAACAATGTGCAGAACTTAAGCCTTGTTAGACTTGGCTTGGAATATTTTATGAACAGTTAGAGATTATCACATAAGGCTCTGATATTAATCGCTGAACAGAGTGGTACTCATATCACAAAGATATCTTGCACAGATGCTAGTTCAAAAAACATTTGAGCAC is part of the Pogona vitticeps strain Pit_001003342236 chromosome 5, PviZW2.1, whole genome shotgun sequence genome and encodes:
- the WASHC3 gene encoding WASH complex subunit 3 isoform X2, translating into MDEDGLPLVGSGIDLTKVPAIQQKRTVAFLNQFVIHTVQFLNRFSTVCEEKLSALSLRIQQIETTLNILDAKLSSIPGLEDVKSEVSSTGITNGPVPQASIDPQSTTVSPHLKGSVPEVAQQRTEEAAKNVTTVGKDPRYARYLKMVQVGVPVMAIRNKMISEGLNPDLLETPNAAVPAWGDEANAEESSDSESSFSD
- the WASHC3 gene encoding WASH complex subunit 3 isoform X1; this encodes MDEDGLPLVGSGIDLTKVPAIQQKRTVAFLNQFVIHTVQFLNRFSTVCEEKLSALSLRIQQIETTLNILDAKLSSIPGLEDVKSEVSSTGITNGPVPQASIDPQSTTVSPHLKQGSVPEVAQQRTEEAAKNVTTVGKDPRYARYLKMVQVGVPVMAIRNKMISEGLNPDLLETPNAAVPAWGDEANAEESSDSESSFSD